One region of Triticum aestivum cultivar Chinese Spring chromosome 6B, IWGSC CS RefSeq v2.1, whole genome shotgun sequence genomic DNA includes:
- the LOC123135511 gene encoding pentatricopeptide repeat-containing protein At2g37230, whose translation MARRHLLPLLSRTPHAPTPTPTPIHLRHAFCSTTAPVDTPAPAVDAALPAASPAETPDEAPAAALTEAMDPAPARAPREEEPLHETILHMIRRRKWTTRMENSVRLLCPALSAPVVHGVISAAAAADRADLALQFFRFAYRRAGFRPEPATFALLVPVLAAKGMLNHARCILLETMPSFSVAPDEATVAALVAAYGRAGIPQEAVKLFRLMPDLGITRTALSYNAVLKAILCRGREAMARRIYNAMIADGVAPTLSTYNTLIWGFGLCKKMESAVRVFGDMKGHGVTPDVTTYNTLLNAWVRKGDLESARKVFDEMPGAGFERNSISYNVMIKGYVEARKVEEAVVLFTEMGEKGLRLSEKTFAALMPGLCDDEGKAAEARKAVADMAERRLTPKDKSVFLRLVSTLCKAGDLDGALEVHKKSGQFKHVLVDPRQYGVLMESLCAGGKCDGAVQVLDELLEKGTLLSPKSPVMEAPAYNPVIEYLCDNGNTNKAETFFRQLMKKGVDDKSAFNSLIRGHAKEGALEAAKEILAIMTRRGVPTDPHSHALLIDSFLKKNEPADAKTALDSMMEHGHLPRPALFQSVMAALFNDGRVQTASRVMKSMIEKGITENMDMAHKIVEALFMRGHVEEAIGRVNLMVENGCMPDLDKLLAALCEKDKVMEAQKLADFALDRDFEVSFSTYDRVLEALYTEEKTLPAYSMLCKIKHKGGVVDQKGCDALMDSLKAGGYSKQADILSRILVENGSSISKRGKKSAMGA comes from the coding sequence ATGgcgcgccgccacctcctcccgctCCTCTCCCGCACCCCCCACGCCCCCACCCCCACTCCCACTCCCATCCACCTCCGCCACGCCTTCTGCTCCACCACCGCACCCGTCGACACCCCCGCCCCGGCCGTCGATGCAGCTCTGCCAGCCGCATCCCCCGCGGAGACCCCGGATGAAGCCCCGGCCGCAGCGCTGACGGAGGCCATGGATCCGGCCCCGGCCCGCGCCCCGCGGGAGGAGGAGCCCCTGCACGAGACGATCCTCCACATGATCCGGCGCCGCAAGTGGACGACCCGCATGGAGAACTCGGTGCGCCTGCTCTGCCCGGCGCTCTCGGCGCCGGTCGTGCACGGCGTGAtctccgccgcggccgccgcggaCCGCGCCGACCTCGCGCTCCAGTTCTTCCGCTTCGCGTACCGCCGGGCCGGGTTCCGCCCGGAGCCGGCCACCTTCGCGCTGCTCGTCCCGGTCCTCGCCGCCAAGGGCATGCTCAACCACGCCCGCTGCATCCTCCTCGAGACCATGCCGTCCTTCTCCGTCGCCCCCGACGAGGCCACCGTGGCCGCCCTCGTCGCCGCCTACGGCCGGGCCGGCATCCCGCAGGAGGCCGTCAAGCTCTTCCGcctcatgcccgacctcggcatcACCCGCACCGCGCTCTCCTACAACGCCGTGCTCAAGGCCATCCTCTGCCGCGGCCGCGAGGCCATGGCCAGGCGGATCTACAACGCCATGATCGCCGACGGCGTCGCCCCCACCCTGTCCACCTACAACACGCTCATCTGGGGGTTCGGCCTGTGCAAGAAGATGGAGTCCGCCGTCAGGGTGTTTGGGGACATGAAGGGCCACGGGGTGACACCGGATGTGACCACTTATAACACCCTGCTCAATGCCTGGGTGCGGAAAGGCGATCTGGAGAGTGCAcggaaggtgtttgatgaaatgcccggaGCTGGGTTTGAGAGGAACTCGATCTCATACAATGTCATGATCAAGGGATATGTTGAGGCGCGTAAGGTCGAGGAGGCAGTTGTGTTGTTCACGGAGATGGGGGAGAAGGGTCTGAGGTTGAGCGAGAAGACGTTTGCTGCGTTGATGCCGGGACTTTGCGATGATGAGGGGAAGGCTGCGGAAGCCCGGAAGGCAGTGGCGGATATGGCGGAGCGACGACTCACGCCAAAGGACAAATCGGTGTTTCTGAGGCTCGTGTCGACATTGTGCAAAGCTGGGGATTTGGATGGGGCGTTGGAGGTGCATAAGAAGAGTGGGCAGTTCAAGCATGTCCTGGTGGATCCGAGGCAGTACGGTGTGTTGATGGAGAGCTTGTGTGCAGGTGGTAAGTGTGATGGTGCTGTGCAGGTGCTCGATGAGCTTCTAGAGAAGGGCACACTGCTTAGCCCAAAGAGTCCAGTGATGGAAGCACCGGCTTATAATCCAGTGATTGAGTATTTGTGCGACAATGGGAATACCAACAAGGCCGAGACGTTCTTCAGGCAGCTGATGAAGAAAGGTGTGGATGACAAGTCTGCATTCAACAGTCTTATCCGTGGGCATGCAAAGGAAGGTGCGCTAGAGGCCGCAAAGGAGATTCTTGCCATTATGACACGCCGTGGCGTCCCTACTGACCCCCACTCGCACGCACTGCTTATTGATAGCTTCCTGAAGAAGAACGAGCCAGCTGATGCAAAGACGGCACTGGACAGCATGATGGAACATGGTCACTTACCAAGGCCAGCTCTGTTCCAGTCTGTCATGGCGGCACTTTTCAACGATGGCCGGGTTCAGACCGCAAGCAGGGTCATGAAGAGTATGATCGAGAAGGGGATTACCGAGAACATGGATATGGCACATAAGATCGTGGAGGCTCTCTTCATGAGGGGTCATGTGGAGGAGGCGATTGGTCGCGTCAATCTGATGGTGGAAAATGGCTGTATGCCTGATCTGGATAAGTTGCTAGCTGCCCTTTGCGAGAAGGACAAAGTGATGGAGGCACAAAAGCTGGCTGATTTTGCGTTGGACCGGGACTTTGAAGTTAGCTTCTCAACCTATGACAGAGTCCTGGAAGCCCTGTACACTGAGGAGAAGACATTGCCAGCCTACTCCATGCTCTGCAAGATCAAGCACAAAGGAGGCGTTGTAGATCAGAAGGGTTGCGATGCTTTGATGGATAGCTTAAAAGCTGGAGGATACTCAAAGCAAGCTGACATTTTGTCTAGGATCTTGGTGGAGAATGGATCATCAATATCCAAGAGGGGCAAGAAGTCTGCCATGGGTGCATAG